Proteins encoded by one window of Streptococcus suis S735:
- a CDS encoding hydroxymethylglutaryl-CoA synthase, which yields MNIGIDKIGFAAPDYVLDLADLAQARNVDPNKFKIGLLQSEMAVAPVTQDIISLGAKAAEAILTEEDKQTIDMVIVGTESSVDQSKAAAVTIHGLLGIQPFARSIEMKEACYGATAGLSLAKSHIAQFPESKVLVIASDIAKYGVASGGEPTQGAGAVAMLVTANPRILVLNNDNVCQTRDIYDFWRPNYDKYPRVDGKFSTEQYTDCLTTTFDYYQQKTGKTLNDFAAMCLHIPFSKQGLKGLQAIAQDEETLSRLTERFQEAIVYNKVVGNIYTGSIFLSLLSLLENSRALETGDQILFYSYGSGAVCEIFSGQLVEGYRNHLQENRLEQLNQRTKLSVKEYEQVFFEEITLDETGSSLDLPEDQSPFALIKVDNHKRIYRK from the coding sequence ATGAACATCGGTATTGATAAAATCGGATTTGCGGCACCCGATTATGTTTTAGATTTGGCTGATTTAGCCCAAGCCCGCAATGTGGACCCAAATAAATTTAAGATTGGTCTTCTTCAGTCTGAAATGGCTGTAGCTCCTGTCACTCAAGATATTATCAGTCTTGGGGCAAAGGCTGCCGAAGCCATTCTGACAGAAGAAGATAAACAAACCATTGACATGGTTATTGTCGGCACAGAATCTAGCGTAGATCAAAGTAAGGCTGCCGCCGTCACCATTCATGGATTACTCGGTATTCAGCCCTTCGCTCGCTCCATCGAGATGAAGGAGGCTTGTTACGGTGCAACGGCTGGACTAAGTCTTGCCAAAAGCCATATCGCTCAATTCCCAGAATCAAAAGTCCTAGTCATTGCTAGTGATATTGCAAAGTATGGAGTCGCTTCTGGCGGTGAACCTACCCAAGGTGCTGGGGCAGTTGCCATGTTGGTAACCGCAAACCCACGAATTTTGGTCCTCAACAATGATAATGTCTGCCAGACACGTGACATCTACGACTTCTGGCGTCCCAACTACGACAAATATCCACGTGTTGATGGTAAATTTTCAACTGAACAGTACACCGATTGCTTGACGACAACTTTCGACTACTATCAACAAAAAACAGGCAAAACCCTCAACGATTTTGCTGCCATGTGCTTACATATTCCTTTCTCCAAGCAAGGGCTTAAAGGACTGCAAGCTATTGCTCAGGATGAAGAAACTCTTAGTCGCTTGACAGAACGTTTCCAGGAAGCTATCGTCTATAATAAAGTCGTCGGCAACATCTACACTGGCTCTATCTTCCTCTCTCTTCTTTCCCTTTTGGAAAATAGCAGAGCGTTAGAGACAGGGGATCAAATCCTCTTTTATAGCTATGGTAGCGGCGCTGTCTGTGAAATTTTCAGCGGTCAACTCGTTGAAGGTTATCGCAACCACTTACAAGAAAATCGTTTAGAACAACTCAATCAGCGTACAAAACTCAGCGTTAAGGAATACGAACAAGTCTTCTTTGAAGAAATTACCCTTGATGAAACCGGTTCATCCCTTGACCTACCAGAAGACCAAAGTCCCTTTGCCCTTATCAAAGTGGATAATCACAAACGTATCTATCGTAAATAA
- a CDS encoding hydroxymethylglutaryl-CoA reductase, degradative, translating to MSTFSGFYKKSRQERIDILRQNRSLAEDSLDILYKDENLPEAIAGKMAENHLGTFSLPFSVLPELLVDGQTYSVPMVTEEPSVVAAASFGAKIIAKSGGFTTTIHNRIMIGQVALYDISDHSRATQAILDHKESILENANQAHPSIVKRGGGARELTVESKDEFLIVYLQVDVQEAMGANILNNMLEAVKDDLEELSKGQALMGILSNYATESLITAQCHIAISSLATSSAIAQETAQKIALASKLAQVDPYRAATHNKGIFNGIDAVVIAAGNDWRAVEAGAHAYASRDGQYKGLSTWSIDGEHLVGSITLPLPIASVGGSIGLNPKVAVAFDLLQQPKARQLASIIASVGLCQNFAALRALVTSGIQAGHMKLHAKSLALLAGAEEHEVDQLAQLLRKEKHSNLETAQNLLAKMREHWEWERHP from the coding sequence ATGTCAACTTTTTCCGGATTTTATAAAAAATCACGCCAAGAGCGCATTGATATTCTCCGTCAGAATCGTTCCCTAGCCGAAGATAGCTTAGACATTCTATACAAAGACGAAAACCTGCCAGAAGCAATTGCGGGAAAGATGGCAGAAAATCATCTAGGAACGTTTTCCTTACCTTTTTCTGTACTTCCAGAACTTCTAGTGGATGGACAAACTTACTCTGTACCGATGGTTACTGAAGAACCTTCTGTGGTTGCAGCTGCATCTTTCGGAGCCAAAATCATCGCTAAATCTGGCGGTTTTACAACGACTATTCACAACCGTATCATGATTGGACAAGTTGCTCTCTACGATATTTCGGACCATAGCAGAGCGACACAGGCGATTCTTGACCATAAGGAGAGTATTTTAGAAAATGCCAATCAAGCACACCCTTCCATTGTCAAACGAGGGGGCGGTGCAAGAGAATTGACTGTTGAGAGTAAGGATGAGTTTTTGATTGTCTATCTTCAGGTTGATGTACAAGAAGCCATGGGAGCCAATATCCTCAATAACATGTTAGAAGCTGTTAAGGATGACTTAGAAGAGCTCAGCAAGGGACAGGCTTTGATGGGAATCCTCTCCAACTATGCAACGGAGTCACTGATCACCGCCCAATGCCATATTGCCATCTCTAGTCTGGCTACCAGCTCTGCCATTGCTCAAGAAACTGCTCAAAAAATAGCCCTGGCAAGCAAACTGGCGCAAGTGGACCCTTATCGTGCTGCGACACATAACAAAGGGATTTTTAATGGTATAGATGCTGTCGTTATCGCTGCAGGAAATGACTGGCGGGCAGTCGAAGCCGGAGCCCATGCTTATGCCAGCCGTGATGGACAATACAAGGGGCTTTCTACTTGGTCTATTGATGGCGAGCACTTGGTCGGCTCCATCACCCTACCTCTTCCGATCGCCTCCGTCGGCGGCTCGATCGGGCTCAATCCAAAGGTAGCAGTCGCTTTTGACCTTCTCCAACAACCAAAGGCACGCCAATTAGCTTCTATCATCGCTTCTGTCGGTCTCTGTCAGAACTTTGCTGCCCTGCGTGCTCTTGTTACTTCAGGGATTCAGGCTGGTCACATGAAGCTCCACGCAAAATCCCTAGCGCTACTTGCTGGCGCCGAGGAGCATGAAGTAGACCAACTAGCCCAACTCCTGCGGAAAGAAAAGCACAGCAACCTAGAAACTGCTCAAAACTTATTAGCAAAAATGAGAGAACATTGGGAGTGGGAAAGACATCCATGA